Proteins co-encoded in one Arachis hypogaea cultivar Tifrunner chromosome 13, arahy.Tifrunner.gnm2.J5K5, whole genome shotgun sequence genomic window:
- the LOC112737862 gene encoding G-type lectin S-receptor-like serine/threonine-protein kinase At4g27290 → MLFVWLFVISFVKLSTSQHILTPRHFVRDGETLLSRDGTFELGFFSPGTSTNRYLGIWYRNVFPKAVVWVANRESPIKNNSGILTINNEGVLVILLILINGTNSSSPVWSSNVPSEAVINPTAQLLETGNLVVKNGVKDSNNNQFLWQSFNYPGDTLTMQGMKLGWNLMTGQEIFLSSWRSKDDPSKGEYSLKIDCTGYPQLFKYKGSEKRFRIGSWNGESFSGYSSQQLKQNIRVEFIMNDKEVYLVFKTVDRSVTWIYKVTSSGHGELSAWTSQSNSRKVISTGEEDECENYALCGVYSVCNMNGNSPTCECLKGFVPKFPEQWNMSYWSNGCVSRTELDCDNNTHGFFKYTNMKVPDTSSSWFSKAMNLDECRKKCLENCSCTAYANLDIRRGGTGCLLWFGALVDTRTFSQWGQDLYIKVPASQLDNGLSKMKKLVEIIVGVILFGFITCVSIMIHRRQGLLRIIYRKHYENILRKEDIGLPNFDLSVLAKATDNFSSSNKLGEGGFGPVYKGTLTNGQELAVKMLSERSVQGMEEFRNEILLIAKLQHRNLVKLLGCCIQEEKVMLIYEYMPNKSLDHFIFDENKRKLLDWLTRFNIIGGIARGLLYLHQDSRLRIIHRDLKTSNILLDANMEPKISDFGLARTILGDQVGANTNKVAGTYGYMSPEYAVRGHFSMKSDVFSFGVIVLEIISEQKNREFSDPEHCHNLLGHAWKLWTEGRQLELLDEVLREGCTPFEVIRCIHVALLCVQQKPQDRPDISSVVLMLNGEKLLPKPRIPGFYSEGDVTSEGDALLTKCTLLSPNETSITILEAR, encoded by the exons ATGCTGTTTGTTTGGCTCTTTGTTATCTCTTTTGTTAAACTCTCCACTTCACAACATATATTGACGCCGCGTCACTTTGTCCGTGACGGCGAGACTTTGCTTTCCCGTGATGGAACATTTGAGCTTGGTTTCTTCAGCCCTGGAACTTCTACAAATCGATATCTTGGTATATGGTACAGGAATGTGTTCCCAAAAGCAGTTGTGTGGGTGGCCAACCGCGAATCACCAATCAAGAACAATTCAGGAATCTTGACCATCAACAATGAAGGAGTTCTTGTGATCCTTCTGATTCTCATCAACGGCACAAACAGCAGCAGCCCTGTTTGGTCTTCTAATGTGCCAAGCGAAGCTGTTATTAATCCAACAGCACAGCTTCTGGAGACAGGGAATCTTGTGGTGAAGAATGGAGTTAaagattcaaacaacaatcaGTTTCTCTGGCAGAGTTTCAACTACCCTGGCGATACGCTTACCATGCAGGGCATGAAGCTTGGATGGAACTTAATGACAGGTCAAGAAatatttctttcttcttggaGAAGTAAGGATGATCCAAGCAAGGGAGAATATTCATTAAAGATTGACTGTACGGGATATCCACAACTTTTTAAGTATAAAGGTTCTGAAAAAAGGTTTAGAATAGGGTCATGGAATGGAGAAAGTTTTAGTGGATATTCATCTCAGCAACTGAAACAAAATATTAGAGTAGAGTTCATCATGAATGATAAAGAAGTGTATCTAGTATTTAAAACCGTCGATAGATCAGTTACCTGGATTTATAAAGTTACATCTTCGGGCCATGGAGAGCTTTCTGCTTGGACGAGTCAATCgaatagccgaaaagtcatctCCACCGGGGAGGAAGATGAATGCGAAAATTATGCCTTGTGTGGTGTTTATTCTGTGTGCAATATGAATGGTAATTCTCCTACATGTGAATGTCTTAAAGGATTTGTTCCCAAGTTTCCAGAACAGTGGAATATGTCATATTGGTCTAATGGTTGTGTTTCAAGGACTGAATTGGATTGTGATAATAACACACATGGCTTCTTTAAGTACACAAACATGAAAGTGCCAGACACGTCTTCGTCGTGGTTTAGCAAGGCCATGAACCTTGATGAATGTCGGAAGAAGTGTCTGGAAAACTGTTCTTGTACGGCGTATGCCAATTTAGACATTCGCAGAGGAGGAACCGGTTGTCTACTCTGGTTTGGAGCTCTGGTTGACACGAGGACGTTTTCTCAATGGGGACAAGACCTTTACATCAAGGTCCCTGCTTCTCAACTCG ATAATGGTCTAAGTAAAATGAAGAAGTTGGTAGAAATCATAGTTGGTGTGATTTTATTTGGATTCATAACTTGTGTCAGCATAATGATACACAGAAGACAAg GGTTGTTAAGAATAATTTACAGGAAGCATTATGAAAATATACTGAGGAAGGAAGACATTGGTCTACCAAATTTTGATCTGTCTGTCTTAGCCAAAGCCACTGACAACTTCTCAAGCAGTAACAAGCTAGGAGAAGGAGGCTTTGGACCAGTGTATAAG GGCACACTAACAAATGGGCAAGAGTTAGCTGTTAAAATGCTTTCAGAAAGGTCTGTACAAGGGATGGAGGAATTCAGAAATGAAATTCTATTGATTGCCAAACTTCAACACCGAAACCTCGTGAAGCTTCTTGGTTGTTGCattcaagaagaaaaagtaaTGTTGATCTATGAATACATGCCTAACAAAAGCTTGGATCACTTTATTTTTG ATGAAAATAAAAGGAAGTTGCTAGATTGGCTTACACGTTTCAACATTATTGGTGGCATTGCACGAGGACTTCTTTATCTTCATCAAGACTCTAGGCTGAGGATTATTCATAGAGATCTAAAAACTAGCAATATCTTATTAGATGCAAATATGGAACCAAAAATATCGGACTTTGGATTGGCTCGTACTATCCTAGGAGATCAAGTGGGGGCAAACACAAACAAGGTGGCCGGGACATA TGGTTACATGTCTCCTGAATATGCTGTGCGTGGACATTTCTCAATGAAATCAGATGTCTTTAGTTTTGGTGTGATAGTTCTAGAGATAATAAGTGAACAGAAGAATAGAGAATTTTCAGATCCCGAGCACTGTCATAATCTTCTCGGACAT GCATGGAAATTATGGACAGAAGGAAGACAGTTGGAACTGTTGGATGAAGTGTTACGCGAAGGATGCACGCCTTTTGAAGTGATTCGATGCATACACGTGGCCCTGTTATGTGTGCAACAAAAACCTCAAGATAGGCCAGATATATCATCTGTGGTTCTAATGTTAAATGGTGAGAAATTATTGCCAAAGCCAAGGATTCCTGGTTTTTATTCTGAAGGAGATGTTACAAGTGAAGGAGATGCTTTATTGACAAAATGCACACTGCTCTCGCCCAATGAAACTTCCATCACAATATTAGAGGCAAGATAG
- the LOC112737863 gene encoding bifunctional nitrilase/nitrile hydratase NIT4A, which translates to MALVTTSSSGVNDGPLFAEVDMGSDFNAPTVRATVVQASTIFYDTPATLDKAERLLAEAAGYGSQLVVFPEAFVGGYPRGSNFGVSIGNRTPKGREDFRKYHSAAIDVPGPEVDRLAAMAGKYKVYLVMGVIERDGYTLYCTVLFFDSHGRYLGKHRKVMPTALERIIWGFGDGSTIPVFETPIGKIGAAICWENRMPLLRTAMYAKGVEIYCAPTADARDVWQASMTHIALEGGCFVLSANQFCRRKDYPPAPEYEFCGTEEELTPDAVVCAGGTVIISPSGAVLAGPNYDGEALISADLDLGEIARSKFDFDVVGHYARPEVLSLVVKDHPTIPVTFTSTTETEENTKIK; encoded by the exons ATGGCACTTGTAACAACGTCATCTTCAGGAGTTAACGATGGTCCTCTCTTTGCAGAGGTTGACATGGGTTCCGATTTCAACGCCCCCACTGTCCGAGCCACTGTTGTCCAAGCCTCCACCATTTTCTACGACACTCCCGCCACCTTAG ATAAGGCTGAGAGGTTGCTTGCTGAAGCTGCTGGATATGGATCACAACTTGTTGTGTTTCCAGAAGCGTTTGTTGGTGGATACCCACGTGGTTCGAACTTTGGTGTTTCGATTGGGAACCGAACGCCAAAGGGTAGAGAGGATTTCCGCAAGTATCACTCTGCAGCCATTGATGTTCCTG GTCCTGAAGTGGATAGATTGGCAGCAATGGCAGGAAAGTACAAAGTGTATTTAGTGATGGGTGTGATTGAGAGGGATGGCTACACGCTTTATTGTACCGTTCTCTTCTTTGATTCTCATGGTCGTTACCTAGGAAAGCATAGGAAAGTCATGCCAACAGCACTAGAGAGGATTATATGGGGATTTGGCGATGGATCAACTATTCCGGTCTTTGAAACTCCCATTGGGAAAATTGGTGCTGCCATTTGTTGGGAAAACAGGATGCCATTGTTAAGGACAGCTATGTATGCGAAAG GTGTGGAAATATATTGTGCACCTACAGCTGATGCCAGGGATGTGTGGCAAGCTTCAATGACCCATATTGCTCTTGAAGGTGGATGTTTTGTTTTGTCAGCAAACCAGTTCTGTAGAAGAAAGGATTACCCACCCGCTCCTGAGTATGAATTTTGCGGCACGGAAGAAGAACTAACCCCAGATGCTGTTGTATGTGCTGGGGGCACTGTCATTATATCACCCTCAGGGGCTGTTCTCGCTGGTCCAAATTATGACGGGGAGGCACTCATCTCAGCAGATCTTG ATCTTGGAGAGATAGCAAGGTCCAAGTTTGATTTTGATGTGGTTGGACACTATGCAAGGCCTGAAGTGCTTAGCTTGGTTGTCAAGGATCATCCAACAATCCCAGTTACTTTCACATCGACAACAGAAACCGAAGAAAACACCAAGATCAAGTAA
- the LOC112737865 gene encoding uncharacterized protein isoform X1: MPSCDDSETLLLHKNLNEKQNKIRKRGCSSSSSSSLVRRRRYRFKRAILVAKKGVMATHQHQHDEDHIHGALDSCECGESSRDLSSVSARKLATTLWEINDFPPPPPPSSRVKKKGFDDEIVEQMRSCKEAVRGREKKAVSLSRSELLRQLSDPSRSPNSERMIRFEGDSFKRRLSALSYQRQSGDYYLDTHRSASLIEIELQEAENKLRNKKNCEKNTIAVKNRLKEARSGLSTSKKLLKVLNQMCLREQHSSSMPLILALGGELDRVCCQIDQLIHEQCANQDDVEYVVKCFAEEKASWKRREREKIHDAIRNVAEELEVEKKLRRQTERLNKKIAGEMANAQASYLKVSKELVREKRAKEILEQICDELARGMGDDRAEVEELKRESAKVREEVEKEREMLQVADVLREERVQMKLSEAKYQFEEKNAVLEKLRNELEGFMKTKEETNGKDLELYFNHDKDKENEEENVPDDDDDDSDLHSIELNMDNENRGYNWSYARRNASKDDSRRNSTEKESSIGRKSCSEKIHWRSICFNKGKSDCGIESSDHFDPEKRSIEFLSRDQIQDDNGKDHETDESFRSIKSLQDSMSRANHVPLTLNYSDGREAEENAIIALDLEGDILEQTVEGITSGS, from the exons ATGCCCTCTTGTGATGATAGTGAGACACTACTGCTACACAAGAACCTCAACGAGAAGCAGAACAAGATCAGGAAGAGAGGTTGTTCCtcctcatcttcatcctctttggtAAGAAGAAGAAGGTACCGTTTCAAGAGAGCTATTTTGGTTGCTAAGAAAGGAGTTATGGCCACTCATCAGCATCAGCATGATGAAGATCATATTCATGGAGCTTTGGATTCTTGTGAGTGTGGGGAGAGTAGCAGGGATCTTTCTTCTGTTTCAGCAAGGAAACTCGCTACTACACTCTGGGAGATCAATGATTTTCCtcctccacctcctccttcttcaagGGTCAAAAAGAAGGGCTTTGATGATGAAATTGTTGAGCAAATGAGGAGCTGCAAGGAAGCCGTTagaggaagagagaagaaagCTGTGAGCTTGTCCAGATCCGAATTGTTGCGTCAGCTTTCAGATCCATCACGTAGTCCTAATTCTGAG AGAATGATAAGGTTTGAAGGTGATAGCTTCAAAAGAAGGTTGTCAGCTTTATCTTATCAGCGTCAGTCGGGTGATTACTACTTAGATACACATAGGAGTGCCAGTTTGATTGAG ATTGAACTGCAGGAAGCAGAAAATAAGCTAAGGAACAAGAAGAACTGCGAAAAAAACACAATTGCTGTTAAGAACCGTTTGAAGGAAGCAAGGAGTGGCCTATCTACATCGAAGAAGCTTCTAAAAGTGTTGAATCAAATGTGCCTCAGAGAGCAGCATTCATCAAGCATGCCTCTTATCTTGGCTCTAGGTGGGGAGCTCGACCGCGTCTGCTGCCAGATCGATCAGCTGATCCACGAACAATGTGCAAACCAAGACGACGTTGAATACGTGGTGAAGTGTTTTGCAGAAGAGAAGGCTAGTTGGAAGCGAAGAGAACGAGAAAAGATTCACGACGCCATAAGGAATGTAGCAGAGGAGCTTGAGGTTGAGAAGAAACTAAGAAGGCAAACTGAAAGGCTAAACAAGAAGATTGCTGGAGAAATGGCGAATGCACAAGCTTCTTATCTAAAAGTATCGAAGGAGCTTGTGAGGGAGAAGCGCGCGAAGGAGATTCTTGAGCAGATTTGCGACGAATTAGCCCGGGGAATGGGGGATGACAGAGCTGAGGTTGAGGAGCTGAAGAGGGAATCAGCTAAAGTCAGAGAAGAAGTGGAGAAGGAGAGGGAAATGCTTCAGGTAGCAGATGTTTTGCGCGAGGAGCGAGTCCAGATGAAGCTTTCGGAAGCTAAGTATCAATTCGAGGAGAAGAATGCAGTTCTGGAGAAGCTGAGGAATGAGCTCGAGGGATTTATGAAAACGAAAGAAGAAACAAACGGAAAGGATCTTGAGCTATATTTCAATCATGATAAAGACAAAGAGAATGAAGAGGAGAATGTTccagatgatgacgatgatgacagTGATCTTCACTCCATTGAATTGaatatggataatgaaaataGAGGATACAATTGGAGCTACGCTCGAAGAAATGCTTCTAAAGATGATTCAAGAAGAAACTCAACTGAGAAAGAAAGTAGCATAGGGAGAAAATCGTGCTCTGAGAAGATTCATTGGAGAAGTATTTGCTTTAACAAGGGGAAAAGCGATTGTGGCATTGAAAGTTCTGATCATTTTGATCCTGAAAAGAGGTCCATTGAATTCCTCTCGCGGGATCAGATACAAGATGATAATGGTAAAGATCATGAAACTGATGAGAGTTTTAGGTCCATCAAGAGTCTCCAAGATTCTATGTCACGTGCCAATCATGTGCCATTAACTTTAAACTATAGTGATGGAAGAGAAGCTGAGGAAAATGCTATTATTGCTCTGGATTTGGAGGGTGACATTTTGGAGCAAACGGTTGAAGGAATAACATCTGGATCTTAA
- the LOC112737865 gene encoding uncharacterized protein isoform X2 encodes MPSCDDSETLLLHKNLNEKQNKIRKRGCSSSSSSSLVRRRRYRFKRAILVAKKGVMATHQHQHDEDHIHGALDSCECGESSRDLSSVSARKLATTLWEINDFPPPPPPSSRVKKKGFDDEIVEQMRSCKEAVRGREKKAVSLSRSELLRQLSDPSRSPNSERMIRFEGDSFKRRLSALSYQRQSGDYYLDTHRSASLIEEAENKLRNKKNCEKNTIAVKNRLKEARSGLSTSKKLLKVLNQMCLREQHSSSMPLILALGGELDRVCCQIDQLIHEQCANQDDVEYVVKCFAEEKASWKRREREKIHDAIRNVAEELEVEKKLRRQTERLNKKIAGEMANAQASYLKVSKELVREKRAKEILEQICDELARGMGDDRAEVEELKRESAKVREEVEKEREMLQVADVLREERVQMKLSEAKYQFEEKNAVLEKLRNELEGFMKTKEETNGKDLELYFNHDKDKENEEENVPDDDDDDSDLHSIELNMDNENRGYNWSYARRNASKDDSRRNSTEKESSIGRKSCSEKIHWRSICFNKGKSDCGIESSDHFDPEKRSIEFLSRDQIQDDNGKDHETDESFRSIKSLQDSMSRANHVPLTLNYSDGREAEENAIIALDLEGDILEQTVEGITSGS; translated from the exons ATGCCCTCTTGTGATGATAGTGAGACACTACTGCTACACAAGAACCTCAACGAGAAGCAGAACAAGATCAGGAAGAGAGGTTGTTCCtcctcatcttcatcctctttggtAAGAAGAAGAAGGTACCGTTTCAAGAGAGCTATTTTGGTTGCTAAGAAAGGAGTTATGGCCACTCATCAGCATCAGCATGATGAAGATCATATTCATGGAGCTTTGGATTCTTGTGAGTGTGGGGAGAGTAGCAGGGATCTTTCTTCTGTTTCAGCAAGGAAACTCGCTACTACACTCTGGGAGATCAATGATTTTCCtcctccacctcctccttcttcaagGGTCAAAAAGAAGGGCTTTGATGATGAAATTGTTGAGCAAATGAGGAGCTGCAAGGAAGCCGTTagaggaagagagaagaaagCTGTGAGCTTGTCCAGATCCGAATTGTTGCGTCAGCTTTCAGATCCATCACGTAGTCCTAATTCTGAG AGAATGATAAGGTTTGAAGGTGATAGCTTCAAAAGAAGGTTGTCAGCTTTATCTTATCAGCGTCAGTCGGGTGATTACTACTTAGATACACATAGGAGTGCCAGTTTGATTGAG GAAGCAGAAAATAAGCTAAGGAACAAGAAGAACTGCGAAAAAAACACAATTGCTGTTAAGAACCGTTTGAAGGAAGCAAGGAGTGGCCTATCTACATCGAAGAAGCTTCTAAAAGTGTTGAATCAAATGTGCCTCAGAGAGCAGCATTCATCAAGCATGCCTCTTATCTTGGCTCTAGGTGGGGAGCTCGACCGCGTCTGCTGCCAGATCGATCAGCTGATCCACGAACAATGTGCAAACCAAGACGACGTTGAATACGTGGTGAAGTGTTTTGCAGAAGAGAAGGCTAGTTGGAAGCGAAGAGAACGAGAAAAGATTCACGACGCCATAAGGAATGTAGCAGAGGAGCTTGAGGTTGAGAAGAAACTAAGAAGGCAAACTGAAAGGCTAAACAAGAAGATTGCTGGAGAAATGGCGAATGCACAAGCTTCTTATCTAAAAGTATCGAAGGAGCTTGTGAGGGAGAAGCGCGCGAAGGAGATTCTTGAGCAGATTTGCGACGAATTAGCCCGGGGAATGGGGGATGACAGAGCTGAGGTTGAGGAGCTGAAGAGGGAATCAGCTAAAGTCAGAGAAGAAGTGGAGAAGGAGAGGGAAATGCTTCAGGTAGCAGATGTTTTGCGCGAGGAGCGAGTCCAGATGAAGCTTTCGGAAGCTAAGTATCAATTCGAGGAGAAGAATGCAGTTCTGGAGAAGCTGAGGAATGAGCTCGAGGGATTTATGAAAACGAAAGAAGAAACAAACGGAAAGGATCTTGAGCTATATTTCAATCATGATAAAGACAAAGAGAATGAAGAGGAGAATGTTccagatgatgacgatgatgacagTGATCTTCACTCCATTGAATTGaatatggataatgaaaataGAGGATACAATTGGAGCTACGCTCGAAGAAATGCTTCTAAAGATGATTCAAGAAGAAACTCAACTGAGAAAGAAAGTAGCATAGGGAGAAAATCGTGCTCTGAGAAGATTCATTGGAGAAGTATTTGCTTTAACAAGGGGAAAAGCGATTGTGGCATTGAAAGTTCTGATCATTTTGATCCTGAAAAGAGGTCCATTGAATTCCTCTCGCGGGATCAGATACAAGATGATAATGGTAAAGATCATGAAACTGATGAGAGTTTTAGGTCCATCAAGAGTCTCCAAGATTCTATGTCACGTGCCAATCATGTGCCATTAACTTTAAACTATAGTGATGGAAGAGAAGCTGAGGAAAATGCTATTATTGCTCTGGATTTGGAGGGTGACATTTTGGAGCAAACGGTTGAAGGAATAACATCTGGATCTTAA